The sequence below is a genomic window from Salarias fasciatus unplaced genomic scaffold, fSalaFa1.1, whole genome shotgun sequence.
gcttttggagttttttcttgccggatgtgagggtctaaggcggtggttgcttcgttttgtctcgctactgaatttgacatattaacattatgcttattcactgtttttatttttaccaatcaatgtaacatcttgaagcctctgaggcaactgttgttgtgatactgggctatacaaaaataaaattgattgattgattggtttttaacagtgctttataaataaactggactggactgaaacagacaccacagaagaagaaaatgttctttGAGAATTTATTTGTGCAGTTTGatctttaaagctagggtcgacgattttggaaaactagcatgtattcaaATGTAGCATCttccaaggctccgcccagctcccaccccactggaggagctcccgttgggagcgaacgcactggacgcgggagcgccgcgcgcacggagtttgtgatcgcctccaatgttatgaacctttctgactgccgcacacaatgCGCATGGGAGCGCAGCACGCCGCtcccttccttctatttttcacgcgagctgcgagcgccgagagcgccttggctctgaaccagggccagtgcacgccactgaaatgtacgaagggggctggtagaacggtgaagggatttgattggttcctgaagagccttacgattggtcggagtttttacactcctgtggccgctacagtggtcagatttttttccgcacctttttccgtccacataatgtattgacttctcccagggggcgaggagcatttcactcagtatgacaggAAGTGctgttggacaacatcgtctaccctagctttaatgtggaaaaatgaGAAACTTTCAAAGATTTTAAAGAAGTACAGTGTTAgaaactcctcttcctcttccttctcgtcctctcctcctactctccccccctcctccccctctacctcctcctccacctcacttCTCCTTCGTCTTGCTGTTGTACGTTCCAGCATGTCTGTACGCTCCCACGTATCCCGTGTTCTCCACGATTTCCTCGCGGCCCTCGCGGCctcggccccgcccactctgGTCGAAGCGCTCCCGGTGAGATCCGGTGTACCGAGACGTGTCGGTCAGACGGTCCACCGCCGCTGTCTTCGCCACTTTCTACACACAATGCAAGGTCACAAGGTCAAGGGTCACAGagcgctctgtgtgtgtgtgtgtgtgtgtcaggctcaCCGTCACCCCCACATTGCTGGGCTCTCCCCCCTCCACCAGCCTGAACATGGctagctccgcctcctctctgctctgaccttTGAACCTCTTTGGAGCCAGATCCTGCAGAGCTGTCTGGAACTCCTCAAAGGTCATGACCCGAGACGACttctgcctgcacacacacacacacacacacacacacacacacacacacacacacacacatatgcagatgcacacacatgcacaaagtgacaggtgactgacaggtgactgacaggtgactgacaggtgactaacaggtgactgacaggtgagagacaggtgactaacaggtgactgacaggtgagagacaggtgactgacaggtgactgacaggtgagagacaggtgactgacaggtgactgacaggtgactgacaagtgagagacaggtgactgacaggtgagagacaggtgaga
It includes:
- the tppp3 gene encoding tubulin polymerization-promoting protein family member 3, with the translated sequence MAESANVDQLLAAFRRFALHGDTKLSGNDLNGKKWAKLCKDCKIIDGKNVSLTDVDIVFSKVKQKSSRVMTFEEFQTALQDLAPKRFKGQSREEAELAMFRLVEGGEPSNVGVTKVAKTAAVDRLTDTSRYTGSHRERFDQSGRGRGREGREEIVENTGYVGAYRHAGTYNSKTKEK